GCTGCTCAAGTTTTGGAATAGATTTGTGACCGAAAGAGGACTGAAAACATAATAATAACTATCGTCCAGACCACCAAACAAATCTTTCAAATTTAAGTTACTAAAAAGCCCACTTAAGTCATTGAAAACATCTCCAATTGAAAAATCTTTGGATGTAGAAGTATCACTAACCGTATTGAAAATGCTGCTGAGATCCAGCGAGCTAAGTGAGCTATTGCTGCCCAGACCTTTGAACAGATCCCCCAGGTCAAACTGGTTTGAGGATGTGGTACTTGTCCCGCTATTCCCACCTAAAACACTGCCTAGGTCAATACCACTTAAGATTGTGTTGCCGCTCAGAGTATTGAAGAGATTTCCCAGAACATTGCCACCAGAGCTGGGATCTTTAAAAATGTTTTTGTCATCATCAAGAAAACTAAAAACATTGCCAATAAATTTGACACCATTAAACAGATCAGTCAGCTTCAATCCGCCAATACTGATTCCACTCAGCAGGCTAACTCCTAATCCCAACAGGTTCAACATACCTAAATTCCTTCTCTGCTTTACTTCGATGAATGCGATCGCAGAATTTCATCCCTCTTACCTGTTATGGGACTGAAGCAGATGCAAATCCGTTCCCGATTTTTGAACTTCTTTGATGAGCGATTTCCTAGAGCAAAATATGGATGCTGGGACGATCGTTCTAAAACCTTGTAGAGTCTGGATAATCTGAAGCTGGGCAAGCGGGAAAATTAAGACGGAGTTGCTCAAAATGAAAAATCGGGGCGATCGGTTGTGCCACTGACACCAACTGCAACACAACGTCCTGCCACCTGAACCAGTTGTGAGAACAGCTATTACAATAGCGAGTGATTGATACATTTCTGGAAATGCTATCAGGTGATTTGTATCTCTTATGTTGTGCCTTGCGTGACCCCTGTCGTACTTTTGCATGACTGCACCTCAGCCTCCGAATCCCACCCCGAATCCACCGCCAAACCCGTCTCCGAATCCACCCAAAACAATTATTGGGGCGATCACGCAAGCGGTACGGACGGTTCAAGCAAGAGTTGATTTCTCTAAGCTGCGGCTAAAACCCAACGCGCGAGTGCCAGAGCTTTGGGTGCAAGATGCCGATGCACCGAAGGCAGAAATTTATCCGCTTCTGGGCGAACGCTATTTGCTTGGGCGTAGTTCTAAGTCCTGCGATATCGTGATCCGCAACCCTGTGGTGAGCCAAGTTCATCTTTCTCTAACTAGAGATAAGCGACAGCGCACCTCGCCCTTTGTCCTGCGAGACGAAAATTCTACGAATGGCATCTATCGCGGCAAACGCAGGATTACCAAATTTCCGTTGCGCCACGGTGATATCTTGACGCTAGGGCCGCCCGAACTAGCAGCAGCGGTTCGCGTTCAATATCATGATCCCCCGCCCTGGTACGTCAAATCTTTCCGCTATGGGCTATATGGCTTTACAGGGGCAACAGCTCTGGCAGCTTGTTGGGTAGGGCTAGAATGGCAAAGATTCTCGGTACGCCCGCTTCCGGTTTCAGTGCAGGGTCCTGTTGCAGTTTATGCGCGCGATGGAGAAACTCCGCTCCGGCAGATCGAGACTCGGGCTCATCTTGAACTGAAACAGCTTTCAGAATATTCCCGCTATTTGCCTGAGGCAGTCATCGCTTCAGAAGATTCCCGCTACTACTGGCATTTGGGGGTTGATCCGATCGGCACCCTGCGCGCCCTGCTCACTAATATTCGAGGCGGCGAGATTCGGGAGGGGGGCAGTTCAGTAACTCAACAGTTGGCCCGCAGCATTTTCCGGGAGTATGTCGGCACAGAAGACTCTGCCGGACGTAAGTTACGCGAAGCCGTTGTTGCCCTCAAGCTCGAAGCTTTCTACAGCAAAGACGACCTGATGCTGACCTACCTCAATCGGGTTTATCTTGGCAATGGTAACTATGGCTTTGAAGACGCTGCCCAGTTCTATTTCGGGAAATCCGCTAGAGATCTGACCCTCTCAGACGCCGCAACACTGGTCGGGATTTTGCCCGCCCCAAATCGCTTTAACCCAGCACGAGACTACGAAACAGCGGTGCAACTCCGCGATCGAGTCATTAACCGCATGGTCGTTTTGGGTATGGTTAGCCAGGAAGAAGCACAGCGAGCTAGACGATCGCGCATTGAAATTAATCCAGCGGCAATTAAAGAATTAGAGAGTACGATCGCGCCCTACTTCTATGCAGAGGTGTTCTCAGAGCTGGAACGCTTGCTAGGGGAACAGCTGGCTCAGGAGGGCAATTTCATTGTTGAAAGTACGCTCAATCCTCAAATTCAGTCCAAAGCAGAGACTTCGCTGCGAACCGCTATCACAACGACGGGAGCATCTGTTGGCTTCTCTCAGGGAGCCTTGATGACGCTGGACGCCCAAAACGGCGATATTCTAGCAATGGTCGGTGGGGTTGACTTTAAAGAAAGCCAGTTTAATCGAGCAACTCAGGCGTTGCGTCAGCCCGGTTCTACATTCAAAATTTTTGCTTACACAGAGGCATTAGAGCAGGGTATTTCTCCCAGTACAGCCTTTTCTTGTGCTCCGCTTGATTGGGAAGGGCAATCATTTGAGGGCTGTCATTCTGGCGGCGGTAGCCTGGATATGTACCCAGCTCTGGCTCAATCAGAGAATGCAGTGGCGCTGCGGGTAGCTCAGGAAGTCGGACTCGATCGTGTCGTTCAAATGGCGAAACGGATGGGCATTACCTCCGAACTCAAGGCAACCCCAGGGCTAGTCTTAGGGCAAAGTGAAGTCAATCTCCTTGAGCTAACGGGTGCATTTGGGGTTTTGGCAAATCGAGGAGTGAGCAATCGTCCTCATTTGATCAGCAAAATCTTGGATAGCAGCGATTGCAAGAACATTAATGATTTCAACACTTGTCGAGTCATCTACGACTACAGCCAGAACCCGGGAGCAAATGTGACGGTGCTCTCGCCTGAAGTTGCAGATACGATGACTTCTCTACTGCAAGGCGTTGTCCAATCAGGAACTGGGCGAAATGCTTCCTTAGGCTTGGGAGAGGCAGGTAAAACAGGAACGACAAATGATAACGTAGATCTCTGGTTTGTTGGCTATATCCCGAGTCAAGCAATTGTTACAGGCATCTGGTTTGGTAATGATGACAACACGCCTACCAGCGGCACCAGTGCAGATGCTGCCCAGCTTTGGGGTAATTATATGGGACAAATTACCCGCTAATATTGTTGCGAATTGTGAGCATCTTTTGAACTTTGAAGAAAGATGTTCTCTATTATGCTGTCATCTATCTAGAGATCAGCTATTATTACCTGCAAAGCAGTACTTGGTATAGGTTCCATCAGGTATTCGTTCCCGTCTGCCTTTAGTTTCCTCAAGTCTGCAAAGTCTGCATGTCTCAATCTGCACTTTGTCTCAAATAGTTTGGAGAGGATCGTGACTATTTACGTTGGCAATTTGTCTTTTCAGGCGACCGAAGATGATTTACGGGAAATTTTCGCGGAGTACGGGAAAGTGAGCCGCGTGAGTCTACCCACCGACCGAGAAACAGGTCGGAAGCGCGGCTTCGCGTTTGTTGAAATGGAAGATGATGCCCAGGAACAGCAAGCAATCACTGAGCTAGACGGGGCTGAGTGGCTGGGTCGAGAAATTCGCGTCAACAAAGCAAAACCTCGTGAAGATGGCGGTGATGGTGGCGGCGGTGCACGTCGCAGTAACGCTTACTCTAGAGGCTAATTGTCAGAAAATTATTTTTGTCAGTTTCCTAAAATTCTGATTGCGCATCTCATGCGTCGGACAACCGGAACGAATGGTGCGAGTATTTGTTTGAGTACTCGCTCCTGGGTTGTTTGGGATAGCCTTCAAGTTATTCAAGTATGATGAAGTGATTGTTCATTTCATTAAAAGTCACTGATGTCCTGGTCACGTCTTCTGCCAGTCATAGTCGGTGTTGTCCTGATTCTTGGACTCTTGATCTGGCTGATCGATGCACTCTCCCGGCTCTATTTCAACATTGCCTGGACATCACCCCTGCTCGGAAACCTGTTTTTATGTGTGGTGCTGGCGCTGCTCGTTGCAGCCTTAATCGCACTAACCTATTATGCCTTTCGCTTTCGTCAACCCAAAAAGCCAAAACGCCTTCCGCCTCAAGTTCCAGTCGAAAAAACAGCCGCCGCCAAAGAAACACTCCGCGCCCTTCAGCAGCAGGTAGCTCAGGTTGAGGATGAAGTAACGCGTCAGGCACTTTTAGCTCGATCGCAAGAAATCGAGGCAAGCCTGGCACAGCGAGAAATTCGACTCGTGATTTTTGGAACTGGCTCGGCGGGTAAAACATCGCTGGTAAACGCCATTATGGGGCGGATTGTTGGCACCGTTGGCGCACCAATGGGAACCACGACGACGGGAATCACTTACAGCCTTCGCTTGAAAGGTCTGGAGCGTGAAATCTGCCTGACTGACACCCCTGGTATTTTGGAAGCAGGGATCATGGGAACCGATCGAGAACGCCTTGCCAGAGAGGTTGCCACCGCCGCAGACCTGCTCCTCTTTGTGATCGATAATGACCTACGCCAGTCTGAATATCGCGTTTTACAGTCGCTTGCCCATATCGGAAAACGATCGCTCCTCGTCTTCAATAAGACCGACCTCTACCCAGAAGAAGACCTAACCATCCTGCTAGAAAAAATTCAGCAGCGGGTCGAAAATTTTATTGCACCTCAAGATATTGTTGCCATCGCTGCCAATCCGCAGCCCGTTCGCTTGGAAGACGGGGAGTGGTTTCATGCTGATCCTGATATCCTGCCTTTGCTGCGCCGGATGGCAGCCGTTTTGCGATCGGAGGGAGAAGATCTGGTTGCAGATAATATTTTGCTTCAGTCTCAACGGTTGGGGGAAGAAACCCGTCAGTTACTCGATGACCAGCGGCTCAGGCAGGCTGAAAAAATTGTCGATCGCTTCCAATGGATTGTAGCTGGAGCAGTTACAGTGACGCCCCTCCCTGTTGTTGATCTGTTGGCAACTGCAGCGATTAATGCGCAGATGGTGATTGAACTAGGGCAGGTTTATGGCTGCGAAATTAACCTCGATCGAGGACGCGAACTGGCAATCTCTTTAGGCAAAACGTTAGTGAGTTTGGGAGTAGTGCGCGGAGCGTTTGAGTTGTTGTCCATCACGCTACAAACCAACGTCGGCACATTTCTAGTGGGGCGGGCAGTTCAGGGAGTCACAGCCGCTTACCTAACTCGAATTGCTGGAAAGAGCTTTATTGAGTTCTTCCGGCGAAATCAAGATTGGGGCGATGGAGGCATTACTGAAGTGGTGCAAGAACAGTTTCGCCTCAACCGTCGCGACGAATTTATTCGAGCTTTTGTTCAAGATGCCATCACTCGCGTTGTGCAACCGATCGTTGAGCGAAATCGACTGCTGACAGAACCAAACTCCGATGACAGGTAAAGTGATCTCGAAAGGGATTAGGTGTGAGGAGCATCACATTAGACTGCTGAAAATTCCACTTGGGTAAGTTGCGATAGAAGCAGCGGTCAAGATCAAACTAAGCAGAATTTCCTCATTTTTTGGAGCGATCGCTATAAATTACTGAATCAGCTTCAGCTTTATTTTGTTGCACCCATTTCTCATCCCTGAAAAGCTCAAATATAGGAGCCATGCCCGATTCACCAATTTCAAAATGTTTTTTCTTTACAGAACTTTATCCGAGCTTGATACAGAGATAGGAAGACTTCAATAACCTGATCAGGAATCAAGGGTACAAGAGATGTAGATAGCTTTATTCCCAGTTGATGCGCTAGAGGTTAAACCTGCCGATGTCACCCAATTCCAATAAGAAGCGATCTAAACAATCTTTTCCAACGAAACTTTTGTTTTCGCGCGTTTCTTTAGCGTCTAGGGGATATCTTTCACTTTTAGATACTTAAACGAATGTCGAGTAGGTAACGAGAATTGATCGTAATGACATGGGTGCATCTGAACAGTTCAGCTAGTGATGAAACTTCTCCTTACTTTATTCAGTCGTGGTTGATAGACACCTAACGTGGGAACACTAGCACTAGGCAACCGAACGCCCCCTTGTACCTGGAGCAATTGAGACGAGCACTATGCCAGCAAGACCTTTTCGCGCTGATACTGAATACGACGAGTCCTCCAACATCGTCAACTTTGAGCCGAGCAGCGAAGATGAAACGCCCGGTTTTGACGCAGAACAGGCTGAGAGCGACCTTGTAAGTCTTGACTTTGAGGATGTTGATCCTGCTCAACTTACAAGACATGCCAGCCGTCGTACCACCGACTTAGTCCGCCTTTACCTCCAGGAAATTGGTCGGGTGCGCCTGCTTGGACGAGATGAGGAAGTTTCGGAAGCTCAGAGAGTTCAGCGATATATGCGGCTTGTCGAGCTGCGGAACGAAGCAGCAGATGCAGGTGATCCGGAAGTCCAACAATATGTCCATCTGCTTGATGCTCACGATCGCCTTGCTTCTCATCTTGGACACCGCCCATCCTGGGAGCGTTGGGCATCTGAGGCAGGAGTAATCCTTGCCGATTTGCGATCGATTTTGTCTACGGGTAAGCGACGCTGGGCAGAATTAGCAGCGCTGCCCGTTGTAGAACTAGAGCAAATTAAAACCGAAGGCACAAGAGCAAAAGACCACATGATCAAGGCGAACTTACGTCTGGTCGTGTCGGTTGCCAAAAAATACCAGAATCGCGGTCTGGATCTGCTAGATCTGATTCAAGAAGGCACCTTAGGTCTGGAACGAGCAGTTGAAAAGTTTGACCCTACTAAGGGTTACCGCTTTAGTACTTATGCTTACTGGTGGATTCGCCAGGGTATTACTCGTGCCATTGCAACCCAGAGCCGCACGATTCGCCTGCCGGTTCACATTACTGAGAAGCTGAACAAAATCAAGAAAGCGCAGCGCAAAATCTCTCAAGAGAAGGGACGGACTGCTTCGATCGAAGATATTGCAGCAGAACTCGATATGACACCGCCTCAAGTGCGTGAAGTGCTGTTGCGGGTTCCCCGTGCTGTTTCTCTAGAAACCAAGGTCGGCAAAGAGCGAGATACAGAACTGGGTGAACTGTTGGACGATCGAGAAGGGGTTTCGCCAGAAGAACTCCTGATGCGAGAAGCCCTGCACCGGGATCTCCAGCAGCTTCTAACTGATCTCACAACTCGCGAGCGGGATGTCATTCAAATGCGGTTTGGCTTAGGTGACGGTCAACCCTATTCTTTAGCAGAAATTGGGCGCGCTTTAGACCTGTCCCGCGAACGAGTCCGGCAGATTGAAGCAAAGGCATTGCAAAAGCTGAGACAGCCGAAGCGTCGGAACCGTGTCCGTGATTATTTAGAGTCACTCACTTAAGCAGCAGCAAGCAGTAATTAGACTGGAGATTGATTAACCTGGGCTGAGATAAATGGGCACACCCATTACTCAGTCCTTTTTTGTTGCCTATACTAAGCTTTATAGCCAGTAGGCGTACTCTCGCGCATAACTTAACCGATGACGAACTACGATGCTCAGGCAAACCGTGAATGGTGGGCACAACGCTGGATCGATGTACTCGAATCCTTCGGCTGGATACGCCGTCTAGCTCGTGCTCGAAATTATGCACGGGAAGGGAATGTGCTTAAGATTGAGTATCAAGGCTCAAAGGTCTCCGCACTCGTTCAAGGCACTGCTCCAGAGCCTTATCAGGTTACACTGGCGCTTGATCCCTTTGATGACGAGCAGTGGCAGTATGTGATTGAGTCAATGGCAGAACGAGCAATTTTCTCCGCCAAGCTTTTATCGGGGGAGATGCCCCAAAACATTGAGGAAGTCTTCACTGCAAATGGATTAAGCTTATTTCCGTTGACCAAGTTTGATATTCATAGCCGCTGTTCCTGCCCCGACCCAGCCAATCCCTGTAAACATATTGGCGCAGTCTACTACATCTTGGGGGATCGATTCAGCGAAGATCCTTTCGTTCTATTTCAACTGAGAGGACGTACTAAAGATCAAATTATTGCGGCTTTGCGT
This genomic stretch from Trichocoleus sp. harbors:
- a CDS encoding transglycosylase domain-containing protein, with protein sequence MTAPQPPNPTPNPPPNPSPNPPKTIIGAITQAVRTVQARVDFSKLRLKPNARVPELWVQDADAPKAEIYPLLGERYLLGRSSKSCDIVIRNPVVSQVHLSLTRDKRQRTSPFVLRDENSTNGIYRGKRRITKFPLRHGDILTLGPPELAAAVRVQYHDPPPWYVKSFRYGLYGFTGATALAACWVGLEWQRFSVRPLPVSVQGPVAVYARDGETPLRQIETRAHLELKQLSEYSRYLPEAVIASEDSRYYWHLGVDPIGTLRALLTNIRGGEIREGGSSVTQQLARSIFREYVGTEDSAGRKLREAVVALKLEAFYSKDDLMLTYLNRVYLGNGNYGFEDAAQFYFGKSARDLTLSDAATLVGILPAPNRFNPARDYETAVQLRDRVINRMVVLGMVSQEEAQRARRSRIEINPAAIKELESTIAPYFYAEVFSELERLLGEQLAQEGNFIVESTLNPQIQSKAETSLRTAITTTGASVGFSQGALMTLDAQNGDILAMVGGVDFKESQFNRATQALRQPGSTFKIFAYTEALEQGISPSTAFSCAPLDWEGQSFEGCHSGGGSLDMYPALAQSENAVALRVAQEVGLDRVVQMAKRMGITSELKATPGLVLGQSEVNLLELTGAFGVLANRGVSNRPHLISKILDSSDCKNINDFNTCRVIYDYSQNPGANVTVLSPEVADTMTSLLQGVVQSGTGRNASLGLGEAGKTGTTNDNVDLWFVGYIPSQAIVTGIWFGNDDNTPTSGTSADAAQLWGNYMGQITR
- a CDS encoding RNA-binding protein codes for the protein MTIYVGNLSFQATEDDLREIFAEYGKVSRVSLPTDRETGRKRGFAFVEMEDDAQEQQAITELDGAEWLGREIRVNKAKPREDGGDGGGGARRSNAYSRG
- a CDS encoding DUF697 domain-containing protein, with protein sequence MSWSRLLPVIVGVVLILGLLIWLIDALSRLYFNIAWTSPLLGNLFLCVVLALLVAALIALTYYAFRFRQPKKPKRLPPQVPVEKTAAAKETLRALQQQVAQVEDEVTRQALLARSQEIEASLAQREIRLVIFGTGSAGKTSLVNAIMGRIVGTVGAPMGTTTTGITYSLRLKGLEREICLTDTPGILEAGIMGTDRERLAREVATAADLLLFVIDNDLRQSEYRVLQSLAHIGKRSLLVFNKTDLYPEEDLTILLEKIQQRVENFIAPQDIVAIAANPQPVRLEDGEWFHADPDILPLLRRMAAVLRSEGEDLVADNILLQSQRLGEETRQLLDDQRLRQAEKIVDRFQWIVAGAVTVTPLPVVDLLATAAINAQMVIELGQVYGCEINLDRGRELAISLGKTLVSLGVVRGAFELLSITLQTNVGTFLVGRAVQGVTAAYLTRIAGKSFIEFFRRNQDWGDGGITEVVQEQFRLNRRDEFIRAFVQDAITRVVQPIVERNRLLTEPNSDDR
- the sigC gene encoding RNA polymerase sigma factor SigC, encoding MPARPFRADTEYDESSNIVNFEPSSEDETPGFDAEQAESDLVSLDFEDVDPAQLTRHASRRTTDLVRLYLQEIGRVRLLGRDEEVSEAQRVQRYMRLVELRNEAADAGDPEVQQYVHLLDAHDRLASHLGHRPSWERWASEAGVILADLRSILSTGKRRWAELAALPVVELEQIKTEGTRAKDHMIKANLRLVVSVAKKYQNRGLDLLDLIQEGTLGLERAVEKFDPTKGYRFSTYAYWWIRQGITRAIATQSRTIRLPVHITEKLNKIKKAQRKISQEKGRTASIEDIAAELDMTPPQVREVLLRVPRAVSLETKVGKERDTELGELLDDREGVSPEELLMREALHRDLQQLLTDLTTRERDVIQMRFGLGDGQPYSLAEIGRALDLSRERVRQIEAKALQKLRQPKRRNRVRDYLESLT
- a CDS encoding metal-binding protein; the encoded protein is MTNYDAQANREWWAQRWIDVLESFGWIRRLARARNYAREGNVLKIEYQGSKVSALVQGTAPEPYQVTLALDPFDDEQWQYVIESMAERAIFSAKLLSGEMPQNIEEVFTANGLSLFPLTKFDIHSRCSCPDPANPCKHIGAVYYILGDRFSEDPFVLFQLRGRTKDQIIAALRERRSTTTETSPEVAEAAEAATTPLQIDLKQFWQYDNQLEPSLVVIAPPPSSETVLDVLGVMPLKSETPGNQAIVASQHTLEHLKTLYSQVSQQAVLTAMTTGNRDS